The following coding sequences are from one Zalophus californianus isolate mZalCal1 chromosome 5, mZalCal1.pri.v2, whole genome shotgun sequence window:
- the DRD1 gene encoding D(1A) dopamine receptor, producing MRTLNTSTMDGAGLVVERDFSFRILTACFLSLLILSTLLGNTLVCAAVIRFRHLRSKVTNFFVISLAVSDLLVAVLVMPWKAVAEIAGFWPFGSFCNIWVAFDIMCSTASILNLCVISVDRYWAISSPFRYERKMTPKAAFILISVAWTLSVLISFIPVQLSWHKAKPTSSSDGNATSLGETLDNCDSSLSRTYAISSSLISFYIPVAIMIVTYTRIYRIAQKQIRRISALERAAVHAKNCQTTTGNGNPVECSQPESSFKMSFKRETKVLKTLSVIMGVFVCCWLPFFILNCMVPFCGSGETKPFCIDSITFDVFVWFGWANSSLNPIIYAFNADFRKAFSTLLGCYRLCPTTNNAIETVSINNNGAVVFSSHHEPRGSISKDCNLVYLIPHAVGSSEDLKKEEAGGMAKPLEKLSPALSVILDYDTDVSLEKIQPITQNGQHPT from the coding sequence ATGAGGACTCTGAACACCTCTACTATGGATGGGGCTGGGCTGGTGGTAGAGAGAGACTTCTCCTTCCGCATCCTTACagcctgcttcctgtctctgctCATCCTGTCCACACTCCTGGGGAACACACTGGTCTGTGCCGCTGTCATCAGGTTCCGACACCTGCGGTCCAAGGTGACCAACTTCTTTGTCATCTCCTTGGCCGTATCGGATCTCTTGGTGGCTGTCTTGGTCATGCCCTGGAAAGCGGTGGCGGAGATTGCTGGCTTCTGGCCCTTTGGGTCCTTCTGTAACATCTGGGTGGCCTTTGACATCATGTGCTCGACCGCGTCCATCCTCAACCTCTGTGTGATCAGCGTGGACAGGTATTGGGCCATCTCCAGCCCCTTCCGGTATGAGAGGAAGATGACCCCCAAGGCAGCCTTCATCCTGATCAGCGTGGCATGGACCTTGTCTGTACTCATCTCTTTCATCCCAGTACAGCTCAGCTGGCACAAGGCGAAACCCACAAGCTCCTCTGACGGCAATGCCACTTCCCTGGGTGAGACCCTGGACAACTGTGATTCCAGCTTAAGCAGGACATATGCCATTTCATCCTCCCTGATAAGCTTTTATATCCCCGTGGCCATCATGATTGTCACCTACACCAGGATCTATAGGATCGCCCAGAAACAAATACGGCGCATCTCGGCCTTGGAGAGGGCAGCAGTCCATGCCAAGAATTGCCAGACCACTACAGGTAATGGAAACCCAGTGGAGTGTTCTCAACCAGAAAGCTCCTTTAAGATGTCCTTCAAAAGAGAAACTAAAGTTCTGAAGACTCTGTCCGTGATCATGGGGGTCTTTGTGTGCTGCTGGCTTCCTTTCTTCATCTTGAACTGCATGGTGCCCTTCTGTGGGTCTGGGGAGACCAAGCCCTTCTGCATTGATTCCATCACCTTTGACGTGTTTGTGTGGTTTGGGTGGGCTAATTCCTCCTTGAACCCCATCATTTATGCCTTTAATGCTGATTTTCGGAAGGCATTTTCAACTCTCTTAGGATGCTACAGACTTTGCCCTACCACGAATAATGCCATAGAGACGGTTAGCATCAATAACAATGGGGCTGTGGTATTTTCCAGCCATCACGAGCCTCGAGGCTCCATTTCCAAGGACTGCAATCTGGTTTATCTGATCCCACATGCAGTGGGCTCCTCTGAGGACCtgaagaaggaggaggcaggTGGAATGGCCAAACCCTTGGAGAAGCTGTCCCCGGCCCTATCTGTCATATTGGACTACGACACCGATGTCTCTCTAGAGAAGATCCAGCCTATCACACAAAACGGACAGCATCCAACCTGA